In Xanthomonas sacchari, a genomic segment contains:
- a CDS encoding type I secretion system permease/ATPase, with product MQGDGGIGASAVTPRAAGADGLREGLLLLCQRLGRPLSDAELVDGIALVQGRLPLHLVPRALRRAELTAEVLAYPLDGMDRYLLPALLLLHDGRTVLLEAIEAGQARLLLPHAGGGEQALPVAELETLYSGSAVFAKPRFRDDGRIGGYAGSASEHWFYGPLKKLWRSYAEVALAAMVANLLAIATALFAMQVYDRVVPNAAFDTLWILASGVVLAIVMEGVLRTLRGQLLAVLGKRLDLQLSTLLFSRVLAMRMAAKPASMGAFSTQVREFESVREFFTSSSAALISDLPFVAIFLGIIALIGGHVVWVPLAACVLMVLPGLLAQRQLGELSRQNLREGAMKNGLLLEAFEHLESIKAARGEGRCQGLWEALTAQLSASAMRTYALTTALSYAASVVQQLAYVGVVVFGVYRIQQGAMSVGALVACSLLASRAIAPLGQAAAVLGRWQHTCVAMEGLDQLLGAEQERPPGKRFVHKLRVRGDYRLEAVRLRYGEQPPVLDVQALRIGAGERVALLGGNGAGKSTLLRVLAGLLDPHAGRLLLDDVAIAQIDPADRMRNIGYLPQDVALFHGSLRDNLNLHGAALGDDELYAALDGVGLGMFVRAHPFGLDLPIQGNASLSGGQRQALGLARLLLQDPSVVLLDEPTAAFDQHSEQVFIAYLQRWLGARTLIVSTHKRSMLEVAQRAVVLRQGRVVVDGPVEQVLQGNRVQVPATAVAGGHG from the coding sequence ATGCAGGGTGACGGGGGGATCGGGGCATCCGCGGTGACGCCGCGCGCCGCGGGCGCGGATGGGCTGCGCGAAGGCTTGCTGTTGCTGTGCCAGCGCCTGGGGCGGCCGTTGAGCGATGCCGAACTGGTGGATGGCATCGCCCTGGTGCAGGGACGCCTGCCGCTGCACCTGGTGCCGCGCGCGCTGCGCCGTGCCGAGCTCACGGCCGAGGTGCTGGCCTATCCGCTGGACGGCATGGACCGCTACCTGCTGCCGGCGCTGCTGTTGTTGCACGATGGGCGCACGGTGCTGCTGGAGGCGATCGAGGCGGGACAGGCACGGCTGCTGCTGCCGCATGCCGGCGGTGGCGAGCAGGCGCTGCCGGTGGCGGAGCTGGAGACGCTGTACAGCGGTTCGGCGGTGTTCGCCAAGCCGCGCTTCCGCGACGACGGGCGCATCGGTGGTTACGCCGGCAGCGCGTCGGAACATTGGTTCTACGGGCCGCTGAAGAAGCTGTGGCGCTCCTATGCGGAGGTGGCGCTGGCGGCGATGGTCGCCAACCTGCTGGCCATCGCCACCGCGCTGTTCGCCATGCAGGTCTACGACCGCGTGGTGCCCAACGCCGCCTTCGACACGCTGTGGATCCTGGCCAGCGGCGTGGTCCTGGCGATCGTGATGGAAGGCGTGCTGCGCACCCTGCGCGGACAGTTGCTGGCGGTATTGGGCAAGCGCCTGGACCTGCAACTGTCCACGCTGCTGTTCTCGCGCGTGCTGGCCATGCGCATGGCCGCCAAGCCGGCGTCGATGGGCGCGTTCAGCACCCAGGTCCGCGAGTTCGAGTCGGTGCGCGAGTTCTTCACCAGTTCCAGCGCGGCGCTGATCAGCGACCTGCCGTTCGTGGCGATCTTCCTGGGCATCATCGCCCTGATCGGCGGCCATGTGGTCTGGGTGCCGCTGGCCGCCTGCGTGCTGATGGTGCTGCCGGGGCTGCTGGCGCAGCGCCAGCTGGGCGAGCTGTCGCGGCAGAACCTGCGCGAAGGCGCGATGAAGAACGGCCTGCTGCTGGAGGCCTTCGAGCATCTGGAGTCGATCAAGGCCGCGCGCGGCGAAGGCCGCTGCCAGGGGCTGTGGGAGGCGCTGACCGCGCAGTTGTCCGCCTCGGCGATGAGGACCTACGCGCTGACCACCGCGCTCAGCTACGCCGCATCGGTGGTGCAGCAACTGGCTTACGTCGGGGTGGTGGTGTTCGGCGTGTACCGCATCCAGCAGGGCGCGATGAGCGTGGGTGCGTTGGTGGCCTGCTCGCTGCTGGCCTCGCGCGCGATCGCGCCGCTGGGACAGGCCGCGGCGGTGCTGGGGCGCTGGCAGCACACCTGCGTGGCCATGGAGGGCCTGGATCAGCTGCTGGGGGCCGAACAGGAGCGGCCGCCGGGCAAGCGCTTCGTGCACAAGCTGCGCGTGCGCGGCGACTACCGCCTGGAGGCGGTGCGCCTGCGCTACGGCGAGCAGCCGCCGGTGCTGGACGTGCAGGCGCTGCGCATCGGTGCCGGCGAGCGCGTGGCGCTGCTGGGCGGCAACGGCGCCGGCAAGTCCACGCTGCTGCGGGTGCTGGCCGGCCTGCTGGATCCGCACGCCGGGCGGCTGTTGCTGGACGATGTGGCGATCGCGCAGATCGACCCGGCCGACCGCATGCGCAACATCGGCTACCTGCCGCAGGACGTGGCGCTGTTCCATGGCAGCCTGCGCGACAACCTCAACCTGCACGGCGCCGCGCTCGGTGACGACGAGCTGTATGCAGCGCTGGACGGAGTCGGGCTGGGCATGTTCGTGCGCGCGCATCCGTTCGGGCTGGACCTGCCGATCCAGGGCAACGCCAGCCTGTCCGGTGGACAGCGCCAGGCGCTGGGACTGGCGCGGCTGCTGCTGCAGGATCCCAGCGTGGTGCTGCTCGACGAACCCACCGCGGCCTTCGATCAGCACAGCGAACAGGTGTTCATTGCCTACCTGCAGCGCTGGCTGGGCGCGCGCACGCTGATCGTCAGCACGCACAAGCGCAGCATGCTGGAGGTGGCGCAGCGCGCCGTGGTGCTGCGGCAGGGGCGGGTCGTGGTCGACGGGCCCGTGGAGCAGGTGCTGCAGGGCAACCGGGTGCAGGTGCCGGCGACGGCAGTGGCGGGCGGCCATGGCTGA
- a CDS encoding HlyD family efflux transporter periplasmic adaptor subunit, with amino-acid sequence MAERAAVAVRRRLGDPLLASTHPWYRPLLWTVLATVALFLGWAAWAELDEVTRGDGRVVPYSRIQKIQSLEGGILDRLLVQEGELVKPGQPLVRLERTHFLTNYQESVNQAQVLHAAIARLEAEVLGKNSIAFPPQIAGERALLQSERDLFDARRGKLAEGTQAIQHQIALAQDQLNIVRPLVAKGAVSQVEALKLSQDIATLRGRLGELRNSYFQEAYTELAKRKADLSALEPIVQQRHDQLRRTEILSPVRGRVNTVLINTRGGVIPPGEPIMEIIPVEERLLVEARIKPRDVAFLVPGMQARVKITAYDYTIYGELNGTVEQISADTIEEQTAQGKESFYQVLIRTDGSQLRRGGDTLPIIPGMVAEVDILTGKRSVLNYLLRPLLKARLR; translated from the coding sequence ATGGCTGAGCGCGCGGCGGTGGCGGTGCGGCGGCGGCTGGGCGATCCGCTGCTGGCGTCCACGCATCCCTGGTACCGGCCGCTGCTGTGGACGGTGCTGGCGACGGTGGCGTTGTTTCTGGGCTGGGCGGCCTGGGCCGAGCTGGACGAAGTCACCCGCGGCGACGGCCGGGTGGTGCCGTACAGCCGCATCCAGAAGATCCAGAGCCTGGAGGGCGGCATCCTCGATCGGCTGCTGGTGCAGGAGGGCGAACTGGTCAAGCCAGGGCAGCCGCTGGTGCGGCTGGAGCGCACCCACTTCCTCACCAACTACCAGGAGTCGGTCAACCAGGCGCAGGTGCTGCATGCGGCGATCGCGCGGCTGGAGGCGGAAGTGCTGGGCAAGAACAGCATCGCCTTCCCGCCGCAGATCGCCGGCGAGCGCGCCTTGCTGCAGTCCGAGCGCGACCTGTTCGACGCGCGGCGCGGCAAGCTGGCCGAAGGCACCCAGGCGATCCAGCATCAGATCGCCCTGGCCCAGGATCAGTTGAACATCGTGCGCCCGCTGGTGGCCAAGGGTGCGGTCAGCCAGGTCGAGGCGCTCAAGCTCAGCCAGGACATCGCCACCCTGCGCGGCCGCCTCGGCGAGCTGCGCAACAGCTATTTCCAGGAGGCCTACACCGAACTGGCCAAGCGCAAGGCCGATCTCAGCGCGCTGGAGCCGATCGTGCAACAGCGCCACGACCAGTTGCGCCGCACCGAGATCCTGTCGCCGGTGCGGGGGCGGGTGAACACCGTGCTGATCAATACCCGCGGCGGGGTGATCCCGCCGGGCGAGCCGATCATGGAGATCATCCCGGTGGAGGAGCGGCTGCTGGTGGAGGCGCGGATCAAGCCGCGCGACGTGGCGTTCCTGGTGCCGGGCATGCAGGCCCGGGTCAAGATCACCGCCTACGACTACACCATCTACGGCGAGTTGAACGGCACCGTCGAGCAGATCAGCGCCGACACCATCGAGGAGCAGACCGCGCAGGGCAAGGAGTCGTTCTACCAGGTGCTGATCCGCACCGACGGCAGCCAGTTGCGCCGCGGCGGCGACACGCTGCCGATCATTCCCGGCATGGTCGCCGAGGTCGACATCCTCACCGGCAAGCGCAGCGTGCTCAACTACCTGCTGCGGCCGCTGCTGAAGGCGCGGTTGCGCTGA
- a CDS encoding TolC family protein — translation MAKKGAGDRRTRRSALALAVGLWLALPACACAMSLTQAVQRGLAIEPQLRAAMADAARAATDVRIARSGYYPALSVAAGPKALDPGEVVYDVNLSQMLYDWGRVSSRVANARAQQRGQDAAVEVAADDAALQIVEVYLDVLAAQQRLQAVQAHLQRLQVIADLSEARSGGYADRSELERTRLELARGQDQLATEQGALQEVRNQFLLLVGAEAEDLVEPETLELPQLAPPLLAQAVDASPLLRKAGEQVRAAEAELREARAALKPQLNLEAAALRRDVGGRLQNDSTISLRLSMDVFQGMSTFLRPQAARQRLEAAQWNMQAMRREVLRTVQTLADSGEALRGREQALLRQAQQAVEVAELYREQMGVGRREVIELLNVQRERLEAERQLISLRIERKRLRYRAAAQIGALHALFRETTHAG, via the coding sequence ATGGCGAAGAAGGGGGCAGGGGACCGGCGCACGCGCCGGTCCGCTCTGGCGCTGGCCGTCGGGCTGTGGCTGGCGCTGCCGGCGTGCGCCTGCGCGATGTCGCTGACGCAGGCCGTGCAGCGCGGATTGGCGATCGAGCCGCAGCTGCGCGCGGCGATGGCCGACGCGGCGCGCGCGGCCACCGACGTGCGCATCGCTCGCAGCGGCTACTACCCGGCGCTGTCGGTCGCCGCCGGACCCAAGGCGCTGGACCCGGGCGAGGTGGTCTATGACGTCAACCTCTCGCAGATGCTGTACGACTGGGGCCGCGTGTCGAGCCGGGTGGCGAATGCGCGTGCACAGCAGCGCGGGCAGGACGCGGCGGTGGAGGTGGCCGCCGACGACGCCGCGTTGCAGATCGTGGAGGTGTATCTGGACGTGTTGGCGGCGCAGCAGCGGCTGCAGGCGGTGCAGGCGCACCTGCAGCGCCTGCAGGTGATCGCCGACCTCAGCGAGGCGCGCAGCGGCGGCTACGCCGACCGCAGCGAACTGGAGCGCACGCGGCTGGAACTGGCCCGCGGCCAGGACCAGTTGGCGACCGAGCAGGGCGCGCTGCAGGAGGTGCGCAACCAGTTCCTGCTGCTGGTCGGCGCCGAGGCCGAGGATCTGGTCGAACCGGAGACGCTGGAATTGCCGCAACTGGCGCCGCCGTTGCTGGCGCAGGCGGTGGACGCCTCGCCGTTGCTGCGCAAGGCCGGCGAACAGGTGCGCGCGGCCGAGGCGGAGCTGCGCGAGGCGCGCGCGGCATTGAAGCCGCAACTCAATCTGGAGGCCGCCGCGTTGCGCCGCGACGTCGGCGGGCGTCTGCAGAACGATTCGACCATTTCGTTGCGGCTGAGCATGGACGTGTTCCAGGGCATGTCCACGTTCCTGCGCCCGCAGGCCGCGCGCCAGCGCCTGGAAGCGGCGCAGTGGAACATGCAGGCGATGCGCCGCGAGGTGCTGCGCACGGTGCAGACCCTGGCCGACAGCGGCGAGGCCTTGCGCGGGCGCGAACAGGCGCTGCTGCGGCAGGCGCAGCAGGCGGTGGAAGTGGCCGAGCTGTACCGCGAGCAGATGGGCGTGGGCCGGCGCGAGGTGATCGAGCTGCTGAACGTGCAGCGCGAACGCCTGGAGGCCGAGCGGCAATTGATCAGCCTGCGGATCGAACGCAAGCGCCTGCGCTATCGCGCGGCGGCGCAGATCGGCGCCTTGCACGCGCTGTTTCGGGAGACGACGCATGCAGGGTGA